The following are encoded together in the Cicer arietinum cultivar CDC Frontier isolate Library 1 chromosome 2, Cicar.CDCFrontier_v2.0, whole genome shotgun sequence genome:
- the LOC113785439 gene encoding disease resistance protein RUN1-like — protein sequence MNSCRMPTSFPDSEKIVLTHQAQDQKSDQSSFDDALLHSIEKLPPSRRKSKVELLVEAFETVIPRKIYEVFLSFRGEDTRASFTSYLYDFLQNDGVNVFMDDHSLQRGDHISTSLLHAIELSQISIIVFSINYADSRWCMDELVKIMECRRTIGQVVLPVFYNVDPSEVRHQTGEFGKAFQSMLNKTSEEEDKLLKWRDALRDAASLAGFVVLNSKNEREDIKNIVGKVTLLLDKTELFIADNPVGVESRVQDTIQLLNIQQLNDVLLLGMWGMGGAGKTTIAKAIYNKIGRDFEGRSFLANVRETWERTSGQVSLQEQLLFDIFKETTTKIQSIESGKMILKDRLSHKRILLILDDVNDLDQLNALCGNRKWFGSGSRIIITTRDKHICRGNRVDKVYIMKEMDEKESIELFSWHAFKQASPRKDFAGISRKIVHYSGGLPLALEVLGSYLFEREVTYWKSVLEKLKIIPNDQVQRKLKISYDGLNDDTVKEIFLDIACFLIGLDRNDVILILNGCGLFAEIGISVLVERSLVTVDDKNKLGMHDLLRDMGREIIREKSPKEPEERSRLWFHDDVVGVLSERIGTKAVEGLALNLPIASSKCFSTKAFKKMKRLRLLQLGGVQLDGDFEYLSRNLRWLCWNGFPLTCIPSNFYQGNLVSIELVNSNIRLVWKETQRLEMLKILNLSHSHYLTQTPDFSNMPNLEKLLLIDCPRLSEVSNSIGDLNKVLLINLEDCTSLRSLPKRIYKLKSLKTLILSGCLMIDKLEEDLEQMESLTTLIANNTAITRVPFSIVKSKSIGYISLCGYEGFSRDVFPSIIWSWMSPTNNLPSQFPTSSVMSSLVPLDVPHSSSHELSSISKYLPSLRSLWVECSSELQLSHDAAIILDALYAKNYKELESTATTSQVSRNSLKSIFIQMGNSCQVANVLKEKILQNMTVNGHGDYFLPSDSYPDWLSFNCDSSSVIFEVPQVEGHNLKSLMCIAYSSTPENITSDGLRNMMVKNYTKSTIQLYKREALVSFEDEEGQRVVSSIEPGNKVEVVVVFGKGFIVKNTTVYLVYDEPIGEVEQCQALEENSIVCSGDENEYSVRRNSPQMELIDENIGTASCCGLIKYSFRQWITGFMCRLVECWGKSTLP from the exons ATGAATTCCTGCAGAATGCCAACTTCTTTTCCTGATTCTGAGAAAATTGTATTAACTCACCAAGCTCAAGACCAAAAATCTGACCAAAGTTCATTCGATGATGCACTCTTACATTCAATCGAAAAGCTTCCTCCATCGAGAAGAAAATCAA aAGTTGAGCTACTAGTGGAAGCATTTGAGACAGTGATACCAAGAAAGATCTACGAAGTGTTCTTAAGTTTCAGAGGAGAAGATACTCGTGCATCATTCACTTCATATCTctatgattttcttcaaaatgatGGAGTCAATGTTTTCATGGATGATCATTCACTTCAAAGGGGGGATCACATTTCAACTTCGCTACTGCATGCAATTGAACTGTCTCAAATTTCTATTATTGTTTTCTCAATAAATTATGCAGATTCGAGATGGTGTATGGATGAATTGGTGAAGATAATGGAGTGTCGTAGAACCATAGGGCAGGTGGTGCTTCCGGTGTTCTACAATGTAGATCCATCTGAAGTACGTCATCAAACTGGTGAATTCGGAAAAGCTTTTCAAAGTATGTTGAACAAAACTTCGGAGGAGGAAGATAAGTTGCTGAAATGGAGAGATGCGCTTCGTGATGCTGCTAGCCTTGCTGGCTTTGTAGTTCTTAATTCCAA GAATGAAAGAGAGGATATCAAGAATATTGTTGGAAAAGTAACTCTTTTACTTGATAAAACAGAGTTGTTCATTGCTGATAATCCAGTGGGAGTCGAATCTCGAGTGCAAGATACAATTCAACTTCTAAACATCCAACAATTAAATGATGTTCTGTTACTAGGGATGTGGGGTATGGGGGGAGCTGGTAAAACAACCATTGCGAAAGCCATTTACAACAAAATAGGCCGCGATTTTGAAGGTAGGAGCTTCCTTGCAAATGTTAGGGAAACTTGGGAGCGAACTTCTGGACAAGTGTCATTACAAGAACAACTTTTGTTTGATATCTTCAAAGAAACAACAACTAAGATACAAAGCATTGAGTCTGGGAAAATGATATTAAAGGATAGGCTCTCCCATAAAAGAATACTTCTCATACTTGATGATGTGAATGATTTAGACCAACTAAATGCTTTGTGTGGAAATCGTAAATGGTTTGGTTCAGGGAGTAGAATAATCATCACAACCAGAGATAAACATATATGTAGAGGGAATAGAGTTGACAAAGTATACATAATGAAAGAAATGGATGAAAAAGAATCAATTGAGCTTTTTAGTTGGCATGCATTCAAGCAAGCAAGTCCTAGAAAAGATTTTGCTGGAATTTCCAGAAAAATAGTTCATTACTCTGGTGGATTGCCATTAGCTCTAGAAGTCCTTGGTTCCTATTTGTTTGAAAGAGAAGTAACATATTGGAAGTCTGTATTGGAGAAACTCAAAATAATTCCCAATGATCAAGTGCAACGGAAGTTAAAAATTAGTTACGATGGTTTAAATGATGATACAGTGAAAGAAATATTCCTTGACATAGCCTGTTTCTTAATTGGGTTGGATCGAAATGATGTTATACTCATATTAAATGGTTGTGGACTATTTGCTGAAATCGGAATAAGTGTCCTTGTTGAGCGAAGCCTTGTAACTGTCGATGATAAGAACAAGCTGGGAATGCATGATTTGTTACGAGATATGGGAAGAGAAATCATTCGTGAAAAATCACCAAAGGAGCCTGAGGAGCGTAGCAGGTTATGGTTTCATGACGATGTAGTTGGTGTATTATCAGAACGAATT GGAACAAAAGCTGTTGAGGGGCTAGCTTTGAACTTGCCAATAGCTAGTTCAAAATGTTTTAGTACTAAAGCATTTAAGAAGATGAAGAGACTCAGATTGCTTCAACTTGGTGGAGTACAACTTGATGGAGATTTTGAATATCTTTCCAGAAATCTAAGATGGTTGTGTTGGAATGGGTTTCCTTTAACATGCATACCTTCAAACTTTTATCAAGGAAATTTAGTTTCCATTGAGTTAGTAAACAGCAATATCAGACTTGTGTGGAAAGAGACCCAg AGGTTGGAGATGCTGAAAATTCTAAATCTGAGTCATTCTCATTATCTAACACAAACTCCAGATTTCTCAAACATGCCTAATCTTGAAAAGTTACTGCTCATAGATTGTCCAAGGCTGTCTGAGGTTTCCAATAGCATTGGAGATCTCAATAAAGTCCTTCTAAtaaatttggaagactgtactagcCTTCGTAGCCTTCCAAAAAGAATCTATAAGTTGAAATCTTTAAAAACTCTAATCCTTTCAGGGTGTTTAATGATTGACAAGTTGGAAGAGGACTTGGAACAGATGGAATCTTTAACCACCCTGATTGCAAATAACACTGCAATAACAAGAGTGCCCTTTTCAATAGTAAAGTCAAAAAGCATTGGATATATTTCCTTGTGCGGCTATGAAGGATTCTCACGAGATGTGTTTCCATCTATCATTTGGTCTTGGATGTCACCAACAAACAATCTTCCATCTCAGTTTCCAACATCTTCTGTCATGTCATCTCTTGTTCCATTAGATGTACCACATAGTAGTTCTCACGAACTATCTTCGATATCCAAATACCTTCCAAGTCTCCGAAGTCTTTGGGTGGAGTGCAGCTCAGAACTTCAACTTTCTCATGATGCAGCAATAATTTTGGATGCCTTATATGCCAAAAATTATAAGGAATTGGAATCAACTGCAACTACATCTCAAGTATCCAGAAATTCCTTGAAATCTATTTTCATTCAAATGGGAAATAGTTGCCAAGTTGCCAATGTTTTGAAAGAGAAAATTTTGCAG AATATGACTGTCAATGGGCATGGTGATTATTTTCTCCCCAGCGATAGTTATCCAGATTGGTTAAGTTTCAATTGTGACAGTTCTTCTGTAATTTTTGAAGTTCCTCAAGTGGAAGGGCATAACTTGAAGTCCTTAATGTGCATTGCTTATTCTTCAACTCCGGAAAACATAACATCGGATGGCCTTAGAAACATGATGGTGAAAAATTACACAAAGTCCACCATTCAGCTCTATAAGAGAGAGGCATTAGTCTCCTTCGAAGATGAGGAGGGTCAGAGAGTAGTATCAAGTATAGAACCTGGTAACAAAGTAGAGGTGGTTGTTGTTTTCGGGAAAGGTTTCATTGTGAAGAATACAACAGTTTATCTCGTCTACGATGAACCAATCGGAGAAGTGGAGCAATGTCAAGCACTAGAAGAAAATTCTATTGTTTGTAGTGGTGATGAAAACGAGTACAGTGTTAGGAGGAACTCCCCCCAAATGGAACTCATTGATGAAAATATTGGCACTGCTAGCTGTTGTGGATTGATCAAATATAGTTTCAGACAGTGGATTACAGGTTTTATGTGTAGATTAGTGGAGTGCTGGGGAAAGTCAACTTTGCCTTGA